Part of the Labrenzia sp. PHM005 genome is shown below.
CTGCATGCAGATCGCCTGTGCCTGAGCTTCCGCCTCAATCGCCTGTTCGATGGACATGGACCATTCCTGAGCGAGCATGGTCTTGGTCATCATGTACGCAAAATTCGGCCCGGCCACGATCCGCTCGGCAAAAGTGACAGCTTCTGTTTCCAAAGCATCGGCAGCGACAAGACGGTTGAAGAAGCCCCAGCGCTCGCCTTCGTCCGCGCTCATGGAGCGGCCAGTATAAAGCAGTTCCGCTGCCCGGCCCTGGCCGATGATCCTGGGCAGGATCGCGCAAGCGCCCATGTCGCAACCGGCAAGGCCAACGCGGGTGAATAGAAATGCGGTCTTGGCTTCGGGCGTACCGATACGCAGATCCGACGCCATGGCAATGATTGCCCCGGCGCCGACACAGACACCGTCAATCGCTGCGATCACCGGTTTGCCGCAATTGATGATGGCTTTCACCAGATCTCCCGTCATCCGGGTAAAGGCGAGCAGCTCTTTCATCGTCATTTTGGTGAGCGGGCCGATGATGTCATGAACGTCGCCGCCGGAGGAGAAATTACCGCCGTTGGGCAGGAACACCACAGCATGAATTTCGTCGTTGTAGACAAGGTCCCGGAACCAGTCACGCAGCTCAGCGTAGCTGTCAAACGTGAGCGGGTTTTTCCGTTCTGGCCTGTTCAAGGACACCCGGGCAATGCCGCCTTCGACGGTCAGATTGAAGTGTTTCGGGGCGTCGGTCATTTGCTCATTGCCTTGTTAGAGGTTGCGCCCGCTTCCACTGACGAACCAAATTGCTCAAAAATGCCGTTGCAAGCGTCAATCGCCGGCCGGTCGAGGCCGCTCATCAACTCGTCGATCCAGCTTTCGTGTTTGGCCGCCAAATCGGCAAACATCGCGTGGCCCTCAGAAGTCAGCTTGACCCGGTTGGCACGTTTGTCGCCGGGAACGGCCAACCGCTCGGCATGACCATCATCCACCAGGCGCTCAACAATACCGGTTACATTGCCATTCGAGACTTTAAGCAAAACTGAGATTTCACTCATTTTCAGGCCGTCTGGATAGCGCGATAACGCAGATAGGACGTCGAAGCGCGGCAAGGTCGTGTCACATTCATCGCGCAGGCGGCGGCGGATTTCCGCTTCGATCCCTGAGGTTGCCTTGAGCAGTCGGAGCCAAAGCCGCAGCCGGGTTTTGGAGATTGGTTCCAGGGAAGTTTCTGTCTCAACCATCAGACTTCTCCCCCTGATAGGCTGAGCGCATGGCCGTTAATGCTGACTGCCCCATCCGAACAAAGCCAGAGAGCAGTCTCAGCAACTTCGCGGGGTTGAACAAAGCGGTTCTGCGGATTGATTTCCCGCAGTTTCCCTGCGGCCGTCTCCTGGTCCATACCCGTCTTTGCCATGATGTTTTCTATGGAGCGGTTCAGCATCGGCGTTTCCAGAAATCCTGGGCAGATTGCATTGACCGTGATGCCGGTGCGGGCCAGCTCCACCGACAAGGACTTTGTCAGACCGACAACACCATGTTTGGCGGCGCAATAACCGGTGACATAGGGATACCCTTTGAGGCCCGCCGTTGAGGCAATCGCGATCATTCGGCCCCAGCCGGCAGATTTCATATCGTTCAAAGCCGCCTGAAAGGAAAAGGCAACGCCAGTCAGATTGACGGCCAAGTTTGCGTTGAACGCTTTCGGCGTCATCTTGGAAAACGGCACACTTTCCGTTGCGCCCGCATTGGCAATGACAACCGAGATCGGGCCTTGTTCTTGGCGGGCCGCGTCAAAGGCCGCGAAGATGGCTGCAGGGTCCGACACATCACAGACCTGATAGGGCAGATTTTGCGCTTCGAGCTTTTCCGCATTCCGGCCCATGATGGTGACTTTCGCCCCGGCCTTGACGAAACCATGCGCGATCTCGGCGCCAGCCCCGGAGCCACCGCCGGTCACAACAACATGTTTGGCCCGCAAGCTCATACTTTACCCACCGTCTCGGCGTTCTTGTCAGCCAGCCGCCAAAGCTGATCGCGGCCCGCGAGATAAGGCAATGGCCAATCCGGCGCGGCCCGGTCACCAATCTTGGCGCCTTCATGCAGCGTCCAATAGGGATTGGTGAGATGCGGACGCCCAACAGCCACCAGATCGGCCCGGCCCGCCATCAGAATCGAGTTGGCGTGATCGGCTTCAAAGATGTTACCGACAGCCATGGTGGTCAGACCAGCTTCGTTGCGGATGCGGTCGGAGAACGGCGTCTGGAACATGCGGCCGTAGACCGGTTTGGCATCAACGGTTGTTTGACCTGCGGACACATCGATCAGATCTGCCCCGGCGTCCGAGAACATACGGGCGATCTCGATGGCTTCGTCCGGTGTGACCCCGTCGTCACCAATCCAGTCGTTGGCGGAAATGCGCACCGACATCGGTTTGTCCTCTGGCCAAACAGCGCGCATGGCTTTCAAGACTTCCAGCGGATAGCGCATGCGGTTTTCCAGGCTGCCGCCATATTCGTCTGTCCGCACGTTGGAGACCGGCGAGATGAAGGAGGACAGAAGATAGCCATGAGCGGCATGCAGTTCGATCATGTCGAAGCCGGCACGATCTGCCATTTGAGCAGACGCCACGAATTGATCGCGGATCTCATCCATTTCGGCGCGGGTAATTTCGCGCGGTGTCGCGTTGCGTGATGACCAGGCAATCGCGGAGGCGGACACAAGATCCCAGTTACCGCTCTCCAGCGGCAAGTCCATGCCTTCCCAGCCGAGATTGGTCGACCCCTTGCGGCCGGAATGGCCGATCTGGCAGGCGATCTTGGCGTCGGTGTGCTCATGGACGAAACCGGTCAATCGCCGCCAAGCGGCTTCATGTTCCGGTGCATAGAGCCCCGGACAGCCCGGCGTGATCCGGCCTTCCGGGCTGACGCAGGTCATTTCGACATAGACCAGACCGGCGCCACCTTTGGCACGCTCGCCGTAATGAGAAAAATGCCAGTCGGTCGGACAGCCGTCGACGGCTTTATATTGCGCCATCGGCGAGACCACGATCCGGCTTTTCAGCTCCATGCCGCGCAGCTTGAAAGGCGCAAACATTGGTGCACGCGGCGGTGTGTTTTCATTGTTCGCCACCGGCAGGTTTGCACCCTTGCGGGCCTGGTCCATAAACCAGCTTTCCGCGGCTTCCAGCCATTTCGGATCGCGCTCACGCAGGTTTTCGTGGCTGATCCGCTGTGAGCGGGTCAGCAGCGAATAGTTCAACTGAACCGGGTCGAGATGGAGATAACGTTCGACATTTTCGAACCACTCGAGCGAATTGCGCGCCGCCGATTGCAAGCGCAGCACTTCCAGGCGGCGCTGGTCTTCGTACTTCGCGAAGGCCGAGGCCAGATCCGGCTCGTTTTCAACGAGGTCGGCCAGCGATATGGCCGATTCCATTGCCAATTTCGAACCTGACCCGATGGAGAAATGGGCTGTGGCCGCCGCATCGCCCATCAGCACAACATTTTCGTGCGACCACTTCTCACAGAGCACACGCGGGAACTGGATCCAGGCAGATCCGCGCACGTGGTTGGCATTGGTCATCAGGCTGTGGCCATCCAGATGATCCTTGAAAATCTCCTCGCAGGTCTTAATGCTTTCCTGCTGGTTCATCTCACCAAAACCGAACGCCTCAAAGGTGTCCGGCATGCATTCAACAATGAATGTCGCCGTATCATCATCGAACTGATAGGCGTGGGCCCAGACCCAGCCGTGTTCGGTCTTTTCGAAGATAAAGGTGAAGGCGTCGGAGAAGGTTTGATGGGTGCCGAGCCAGACGAAGTGACACCTGCGCACATCAATGTCCGGCTTGAAGGTGTCGGCGAAAAGCGTGCGGGTCTTAGAGTTAAGGCCGTCGGCCGCAACAACCAGATCATAGTCCTTACGGTAGTCCTCGGCGCTACCGACTTCGGTTTCGAATTTCAGTTCAATGTCGAGTTCGCGGGCACGCTCCTGGAGCAAGAGGAGCAGTTGCTTGCGGCCAATGCCGCAGAACCCGTGTCCGCTGGAGAGCTGCTTGTCACTGCCGACATGCAGCGCAATATCGTCCCAATAAGCAAAATGCGCGCGAATTTTCTCCGCGCTGACCGGATCGTTGACCGCCAGGTTGTCGAGAGTTTCATCAGACAGCACGACACCCCAGCCAAAGGTGTCGTCCGCCTTGTTGCGTTCGATCACTGTGATCTCGTGAGAGCTGTCCCGCAGCTTCATCGAAATGGCGAAGTATAGACCGGCTGGCCCGCCTCCAAGACATACGATGCGCACGATATCCTCCCCGGATCTGATCTTTCCCAAAACGTGTGATGATGATCCTGCGCCTGTTTTTCAGATATTTCAAGTATGAAATTTTATATTTAAAATATATCGCAGCGCAACATGCGGTGAGATGGGCGTAAGCATGGATATACACGTCTGTGGATAGAGGCCGTACCACAACCCATGCGGTCATCCCCGCCCCCTGCGGGGATCTAAATATTTTCGAAAACTGAGAATAAACACGCTAAGCCTGCAGCAAGCGGACATGAGAGTGGATCCCCGCACAGAGGCGGGGACGACGGTGAGGAATCCTTCGCCCTCTATGGGCATCGTCCACCGGTAGCAGAAGCACCTGCGCCAATAGGCTTAAATACAGCGCCCGCCTTTGCCCATCGACATTGACCGCTTTGACTGGATTCACACGCAGTTCACACTTCCACAACCTCCGGCATTTATAGGACGAAAGACAATTTTTTTGGATTTCTGTATGCCCGTTCATCTATCGCTTGAGTACCAAGAACATACCACGCCCATGTTCGAGTTCGTTTCAGAACCGAAGAATATGGCGCTTATTGGTCTGAGTGTTGGCTATCCGTTAAATGCCGATCGTTTTGCAACGGTTGCCCGGCAACAGAAAAAGAAGAAGATCCACGACGTCTTTCCTCTGCCCGGCGTCAATGCGGTCAGCGAACGGTTCAAGGAAATTGTCGAGTCATACGAACCGGGGGTTCATCAGTTTTTTCCGGTAGAATTGTTCGACAAAGCGGGCAACCGTGTACCGACCAACTATTACATCTTCAATTGTACGGTTTGTGTAGATGCAGTGCTTGTTGAACACTCCGAGGTGCGCTGGAGCCAACGGCGAGTTGAGCCCTATGATCCTTTTCCGCGCATAGATCATTGGGACAAGGAAGTCCTCAGCGCTCAGGCGATTGCCGGACATCATGTCTGGTGCGGCGGCCTCCTTGAAACTGATGGCATCTATGTTTCGGATGCACTCTTTGACGATCTGAAACGCGCCAAGATCAAATACTTCAAGGAAAAGTCTTTGGAGGCGATCGATGTCGCCTGGCGCCCTGAAGACAACATCCAACCGATCCTTGACTGGGTAAAACAGAACGGCCTGCCAACCGAGGGCCGAGTATCCCGGTTTTTGAAAAACTACGTGTAGCGGTAGGCCTAAGCGGGATACCTTTTGATCATTCTCCCAGCAGGCTCTCTAGACCACTCCGCCGCCCTGCTTACTTTGCGGTCCGGTCGCCCTGGCCTTTGCCGATGAAGGTGCCCAGAATGATCTTCAGATCAAACAGCAGCCCACGGCGGGCGATGTACTCGGCATCCTTGCGGGCCAGGCGCACCGGATGGCTCATGTCGATGCCCTGGATCTGGGCAAAGCCGGTGATCCCAGGAAGAACATCCAGAACTCCGCGTTTTTTGCGCTCCTCCACCAGCTCTTCCTGAACCGGCAAGCACGGACGCGGGCCAACCAGGCTGAGTTCGCCTTTCAAGATGTTCCAAACCTGGGGCAGTTCATCGATCTTGGTCTTGCGCAAAAATGCGCCGATCGGCGTCACTGCGCTTTCGGAAATCTCGTGGGTTCCTGCCTGGCGCGTGTCCTTGCCCATGGTGCGGAATTTATAACACGTGAAGACCTTGCCGCCCTTGCCGACCCGCTCCTGCGCAAAGATCCCGGGACCGTCCGACCCGGTTTTAACCAGCATCCAGACGATCAACAGCAGCCACCAGAAAACCAGGATCACCGCAAGCGCAAAACCAACATCGATCAGCTTGCGGCCAAAGCGGTAAAGGCCGTTCTTATCCTGGTCATCGGCCAGCAAGACCGGCTCGTCCTCTGGCAGGTTCTCCTGGTCCTGTGTGACAAAACTCGCAATCCGGTCGGTGTGGACCGTAGGGGCCAGAGCGGACAGGACTTTGAAAAAAAGCGGCCGCAAAAACGCAGGCACCCGGTTTAAAACCGCCAGCTTGCCGGCATAGGAATCTCCATATACGGCTGGCAGATAAAGATTGCAGACGTTGATCCCGTCTCGAGCTGCCAGCGCCTCAGCTCCGGCCCGCTTGCTCGCCGCATAGGCCGTATCCGGACCCCCGTCCAGCGCATGAAAGCTGGAAAAATTGATGAACAGGGGAATACCCGCCGTCTTGGCCTCTTCAGCCAGTTTCACCGGCAGCTCCGCATTGACCTTGAAAAAGGTTTCTCTGCTTTCCTCCGAAGTCGTGTTCACCGCCGCCAAATGCAAAACCCGGTCATATCCACCGGCACTAGCTGGAAGATCCTCATAAGTGGCCCACTGCACCTTTGTGTTTTCAGAACCACGGGCCGGAGCCTTACGGCCGATGGCCAACACCTGGTGACCGGCTTCCGTCAACCGCTTGATAAGCTGACGCCCGACAAATCCGGACGCCCCAGTGAGGACAAGTTTCAAACCACTGCCTTTCCAGCCGCTTGCACTTTACCGAAGGTTTCAGGCACGGCGTTCAATCTCAAAATCAGCTGCTGACTATCAGCTTTCGCCTGTAGCCTCTACGGTTTCCTGCCTGCTTTTTAACTCAATCAGCCAAAGCAGACTCAACAGACCGAGCAGGCACCACCACCAGGCTTGCCAGGCGCCATGACTGACCACAGCCACAGTCCAAACCGCGGTTATGGTGCTGAGCAACGCCGGCAATACTCTGACGGGAACCGTTTTTAAGCCGCGGAAAAACAGGAAGATCAGCGCTGCGATGAGCGCCACGCCAAGCGCGCCAAGCTCGTACCAGACCTGCATCGCAAAATTATGCGGATGGCCCCAGCGGAGAAAGAGCTCAGGTATGTCTGTGTGTTTGTAGTCCTCTGCCGCCATCAAACTGGCGTCGACGCCGTGCCCCAATAGCGGAGCGTTGTGCAACAAGCTCGCGTGAGCCGTCCAGATATCGGCCCGGATACCGACAGACCCATACGGCAAATGTTGTTCGATGGCATCCGGCACCAAGGACATCACATGCGGCACCATAAGCGGCATCAAAACGAAGCTTGCAAGGACCAGGCTGCCCAGAACCCACGTGCCATTGCGTTTCAACAGCCAGAAGATAGGGAAGGAAACCAGCGTCACCATAAACGCCAGCTGCGCGGATTCACTTTCAGAGGAAAAAGCCGCAACTCCGACCACCAAGACCGAAGCAGCGCGCATCACAGCGGCCTGGCCGGATTTCAGGCAAACTAGCGCCAACGGCAAGAATAACACGATTGCAACCGCGGCCCGGTTCATCCGGAAGGCTTCGCTGGCTCCGCCCAAAAGACCTCTGATAGGCGCCTGGAAATAGATTTCTGACACAACAAAACCTGCGGTCGCAATCAAGACAGCGGGCAAAACCACTCTATTGAGACGGCGCGACGGTTCCAGGACCGCAAATGCCGACAAGGAAAGTGCAAACAGCAGCAAGTTTCCAGATAAATGGAGCGTTGAATCAATGCCCCTTTGAACCGAGGTGGTCCAAAGAATGCTCGCAACCATACAGAGAACCAGCAAAAAACAGATCACCGCTGCCTTGCTCGTGGCAATTCTCACCAATGATTGCCAGAGTATGTCCCAACCTTTGTCTTTCCACGCACAAGCAACCAGCAACACTGTGACTGCAACAAAGACAGGCGAGGCAATATTCCGTGACAAGACCATCAAGAACGGGGTCGCCATGATTAACGCGGCAACACTGTTTTGGACTAAATATCTGTCGAAATTCATATATCCGGTTTCAAAATAGTATCAGGGCCCGCGGCCCGATCACGCCTAATAATCCGGCCAACCGGAAAGCCACTCTTGATTAGCAAAATAAGCCGATTACACCAAGGCAAATTGCATTCTTTGCCGTATGGTGTTAGCCGACGCATATCCATTCACCAGTCAATCGCACGCAGGCGGTATGAAGTTTCTGAACAAAAGACTGATCGCAATCATTCATGACGCTTTCATGTCCGGCTTGGCATTGTTCATGGCGATCGTCGCCCGCTATGGAATTGACTATCTGCCGCCGTCACAAACGATCGCGGCCTGGATCGCCATTTTTGTTGTTATCTCCGCGATTGTCTTCAAGTTCATGGGCCTTGGCCGCGGCCTTTGGCGGTTCGCGTCCCTAGCGGATTTGCGCGCGATTGTCATCGCGTCATTGGCCAGCATTGTCATCTTTGTCCTCTGCCTGTTTTTGGTGACCCGGCTAGAAGCTTTGCCGAGATCCGTTCCGGTGATCACCTGGTTCATCATGGTGGTCTTGATCGGCGCCCCGCGCCTTGCCTACCGGGCCCATAAGGACGGTGGTCTGGGGCGGCTCGGCGGCATCGGAAAACCGGCAGAAGGCATCAAGCACGTGCTGCTGGCCGGACACGTGCGCGACGCCGAACAGGCCATTCGAACGCACCACTTGGAACGATCCGGCCTTTATAAGGTGCATGCATTGGTGTGCCCGAATGCTTCCAAGAGCGGCCACAGCATCCGCGGGATCCCGATCCTCGGCAATGTTAACGAACTCGCAGACCTGGCAAAAAGGCTGGAACGCTCCGGTGCAGCCGTTGAAGCGATTTTGTCGGTCACACCCCGCCCGCCGGCGGATTTTACGAAATCGCTCACTCAGTCAGCAGCGGAATTAGGCATTCCAGTGAAACGGGCAACGCCCCGGCCACTGGACCTCAGCGAACCGGATTTTTCCGAACTCACGATTGACGATCTACTCGGCCGACCGCCGGTCAAACTGGATACCAGCCGGATGAGCGATCTCATCAATGGCCGCACCATTTTGGTAACCGGAGCGGGCGGCAGCATCGGATCGGAGGTGGTGCGCCAGATCCTGAAATATAATCCGTCTCGTCTGGTGCTCATCGAAAACTCCGAATTTGCGCTTTACAAAATCGACCAGGAGGTTGAGCGGCGGGCTCCGGGGTTGCACCGCCGCGCTGTAATAGCCGATGTCCGTGACCGCGCCCGCATCCATGAGGTGGTTCAGTTCGAGCAACCAGCGATCATCTTTCATGCAGCCGCGCTCAAACACGTTCCGCTGGTCGAAGACAATCCGCTCGAAGCCATTCAGACAAACCTCATCGGCACCCGCAATGTGGCGGACGCGGCCGTTGCCGCTGGGGCGGAAGGGTTTGTGCTGATTTCCAGCGACAAGGCGGTTAAACCTACCTCCATCATGGGCGCGACCAAACGAGCGGCCGAAGCTTACTGCCAGGCGCTCGATGTCTCAGGTACAGACACCCGGTTCATCACCGTACGGTTTGGCAATGTTTTGGGGTCCAATGGCTCAGTGATCCCGCTGTTCCGACAACAGATTGAGGCCGGCGGCCCGGTGACCATCACCCACCCGGATATGCGCCGTTATTTCATGACCATTCCGGAGGCTTCCGAACTGGTTCTGCAAGCGGCCGCCTTCAGCGTCGACAATTCCAATCAGCGCGGCCGGATTTATGTTTTGGACATGGGCGACCCGGTGAAAATCACGGACCTTGCCAAGATCCTGATTTCGCTTGCTGGTTTGCGTCCGGAGAAGGACATCGAACTATCCTTTACCGGTTTGCGCCCGGGCGAGAAAATGTTCGAAGAACTGTTTGAAAGCGATGAGGAAAACCTGCCCTCAGGCGCCGACGGAGTGATCGTGGCCACCGCGAACCTGATGGAACTGGAGCGGATTGGCCATCTCGTCACGGACCTGCAAGCTTCAACGGCATCCGGCAACGTTCCGCTCAGCATTGCCCATCTGTCGGAAATCGTGCCGACACTGACCAACGAAAAGCTTGAAAAGAAACAGGCTTAGACACGCGGCGAAAGCGCGTTCGCTGTTCATTTGTGTAAGCAGGGTATTCGGAAGCAGGAAACGACGCGCTCTTTGAGAGCTTGGGCACATACGGGCGCTTGTCGAAAAATTAAGATAGCCAACAAAAAACCCATTAGGCATCTGGCCCGAAGGCCAGATGCCTAAGGTATCGTCTGTCTGATGACGTTTATCAGACGAAGTCGACGTAGTAGGCAACGCCTTCATCATTGAACTGCGGCAGAGTGGTGTTGATGCTGTCGCGTTCTTCCGGATTAGCGGTGTAAACATGCCCACCGGTATCCGTGTTGAAGAACCGGAACAGCTCGGTGTTGGCGCCGTTGTCTTCCGCATACGCGTAATATGCAATGCCTTCGTAGTTGAGCGACGGACTGTTTTCGATGAGGTTCAAACGCTCTTCTGCGCTTGCGGTGTAGAAGTGTGTGCCTGAGTCCGAATTGAAGAACCTGTAGACGGCGATGCCGGTATCGGCATTAGCGTTTGTGCTGAAAACGGCGCCTTCAAAGCTCAACAATTCGTTGTTGGCGATCACATTGTCCTTTTCTTCCGCGCTGGCGGTGAAAAAGTGTGTGCCGGTTTCGGTATTGAAGAAGCGGAAGACTTCCGTAGGTCCCGTGTCGGTAACCGGATCACAGCTGTAATCCGCAAGTGCAAACAGGCCATCTTCAAAGTTCACAAACTCGACATCGCGCAGAAGGTCGCGCTCACCGAAATCACCGACTGCAATCAGGTCATTGCATGTGTCGACATAGACGTCATTGACGGACCCTTGGGCGTAATAGATGTCATTGCCTTCACCGCCGACCACATAAGAGGCAACGCCGGTGTCATACAGTTTGTCGTGGCCGTTTGTGCCGGCTTGCTGATTCAAAATGCGCAGGCCGCCTTCGTTCGGAAGAACAACGATGGTGCCGCCAGTAACGCTATCAAGCCCAAGCTGCGTTTCGAACGTGCCGTCGTTATCAAGGTCCATCTCGAGGATTGATCCAGTGCCGTTGGCTGTCAGCTTGACCTGGTTCGCATTCGAGATCCCGCCGATATCGATTTTCTCGCCATATTCATAGTCTGTGATCTTTTCGCCTGCGGCGATATCTCCTGGCGAGAACACAAAGGTGTCGTCTCCTCCGCCGCCGGTCAGCGTATCGGCATCGGCGCCGCCGCGAAGGGTGTCATTGCCGGTGCCGCCGTTCAGCGTATCGGCCCCTTCCTCGCCGGCCAGGTAGTCATTGTCCGCGCCGCCGTTCAAGGTATCGTCGCCATCGCCGCCATGGAGCTGATCATCGCCGGCATCACCATTCAGCGTGTCATTGCCGGTCCCGCCGCTGAGGAGATCCGGTCCGTCGCCACCATTCAAGGTATCGTCACCATCGCCGCCGATGATCGTGTCGGCTCCTCCAGCAGCATAAACGACATCTGCTCCTGCAAGCGCAAAAATGATGTCGAGACCTTCGGTGCCTTCGTGAAAGCCGATATTTTCCAGGTCGATCATCGTCGCACTGGATTGATCAGGTTCGACGAACGTCACACTGGTTTGAGCGGCCTGATTGATCTTGATGGTCGTCGTCGGGGTCGCGCAACAATTGGCATCGACTTGCAGCTGACCGCGCTTGTCTCCGTCAAGAATGATGGTCCGGTCAACCGTCCCGTCTTGGTCGAGGTCAAGCTTGAGCCGTGTCTGATTGTTGGCAGCATCGTATTCAAGCGTAACGTCCCGGGATCCGAGCCGCACGCCAACGATGTCTATCTCCTCCTCAAATTCGTAATCTGTAATCCGGTCGCCATCATCTAGCGTGTCGCGATTAAAGTCATTCGGGTAATCGGTGTGAAATGAGAATTGATCTTTACCTGCCCCACCGGTAAGAACATCCGCACCCTTTGTGCCAGATACATAATCATCTTCATCCGTCGGTGTATTTGTGTTAGGCATTTTCTCCTCACTTTTCCGTAATACATGAAGAGAATACCTGAATACAGGTATAGTTCTGTGCCTTGGATCACGAAATTACTTCACGAAGCACTCGCAATTTTCGCAGAAGTCCTCGCGTTATGAAAACAACATCCGGTCCGATTGAACTGCCAGGCAAGCAATTGGCAGGGGAGGGAGCGATGCCAACAAGCCGCGAAAGCTGTTTGAGATGAACCCAAGCCGGGCCAGCTTACTGCCCGGATTGCTCTGCAACCATCAAGAGACCGAGGGCGGCAACAGTTGCGGCATCTTTGATCTCGCCAGACTGGATCATTCTGGTGATCTCTTCCCGGCTGAAAGCCGCGGTAAGCATGCCTTGCTCACCGGGGTCCCGGTTCACCTGGCCAACCTCAAGCTCAGTCGCCAAAAAGACATGCATTCCCTGGTTTGAATAACCATAGGCCTCAAACAGATGGCCAAGCTTGGTCAGGGACTTAGCCCGATAGCCGGTTTCTTCTTCAAGCTCTCCTAGAGCAACCTTTTCCGGATTCGTTCCCGGTTTCGTTTCCCAGGATCCTTGAGGAAACTCCCAATACCGGGCTTCGACCGGATACCTGTACTGCTGCACGAGTTGATACCGGCCGTCCGCATGACGCGGAATGATCAGCGCAAAATCTTCTTTATCGACGATCCCATAGATGCCGTTGGAACCATCGGGAAACTGAACCTGGTCCTCATGGACCTTCATCCATCTGTTTTCATAGACCGTTCGCCGGGAGAGTTTTTTGATCGTTTCCATCTGAAAACCCTGCCGTTAACCGGCGGAGCTCGTCAGCCGTTGCATCAGTTTCGATGCAGTGACTTCCAACGCAAATTTATCTTCAAACAGCGTGCGGGCCGAACGGCCATAGTCGCTGGCAAGAGCCGGATCGGTCAGAAGCTGTCCCAATGCCTCGGCCAATAGTTCTGGCTGGCGTGGCGGTACAAGACGACCGGTTTTGCCGTCCAGAATGGCTTCCCGGCAACCGTCCGCATCGGTCGAGACAATCGGCATGCCGAATGCCATGGCATTCAAAAGTGCCAGCGGTAGGCATTCCATGGTCGATGACTGCACATAGACAGAGGCAGATGCATAATGAGCGGCCAGCTCATCCGGTGACAGGTTCGGGATCAGCTGAACAGATCCGCGCAGATCGTCCTTCAAAATACGCACCAGAAGATCGCGGCTGAGCGCGTTCATCGCCGGTGGATGGGCGCCGATGATGTGCAGTTCCGCCTCCATCGGGATCCAGCCCTTCTTCCGGCCAAAGGCAAAGGCTTCGATCAGACTGCGCGTGCCTTTGCGCGGGCCGGTCGACTGAACCGACAGGATGACCGGCTTGCCGCCGGGTGCCTTGCCCTCTTCCGATCCCGCGGGACGGCCGCAGGATTTGTCAAATCCGCTCCAATAGAAGACTT
Proteins encoded:
- a CDS encoding enoyl-CoA hydratase family protein, with product MTDAPKHFNLTVEGGIARVSLNRPERKNPLTFDSYAELRDWFRDLVYNDEIHAVVFLPNGGNFSSGGDVHDIIGPLTKMTMKELLAFTRMTGDLVKAIINCGKPVIAAIDGVCVGAGAIIAMASDLRIGTPEAKTAFLFTRVGLAGCDMGACAILPRIIGQGRAAELLYTGRSMSADEGERWGFFNRLVAADALETEAVTFAERIVAGPNFAYMMTKTMLAQEWSMSIEQAIEAEAQAQAICMQTGDFERAYNAFVNKEKPVFEGN
- a CDS encoding MarR family winged helix-turn-helix transcriptional regulator, with protein sequence MVETETSLEPISKTRLRLWLRLLKATSGIEAEIRRRLRDECDTTLPRFDVLSALSRYPDGLKMSEISVLLKVSNGNVTGIVERLVDDGHAERLAVPGDKRANRVKLTSEGHAMFADLAAKHESWIDELMSGLDRPAIDACNGIFEQFGSSVEAGATSNKAMSK
- a CDS encoding hybrid nucleoside-diphosphate sugar epimerase/sugar transferase — protein: MKLVLTGASGFVGRQLIKRLTEAGHQVLAIGRKAPARGSENTKVQWATYEDLPASAGGYDRVLHLAAVNTTSEESRETFFKVNAELPVKLAEEAKTAGIPLFINFSSFHALDGGPDTAYAASKRAGAEALAARDGINVCNLYLPAVYGDSYAGKLAVLNRVPAFLRPLFFKVLSALAPTVHTDRIASFVTQDQENLPEDEPVLLADDQDKNGLYRFGRKLIDVGFALAVILVFWWLLLIVWMLVKTGSDGPGIFAQERVGKGGKVFTCYKFRTMGKDTRQAGTHEISESAVTPIGAFLRKTKIDELPQVWNILKGELSLVGPRPCLPVQEELVEERKKRGVLDVLPGITGFAQIQGIDMSHPVRLARKDAEYIARRGLLFDLKIILGTFIGKGQGDRTAK
- a CDS encoding imm11 family protein → MPVHLSLEYQEHTTPMFEFVSEPKNMALIGLSVGYPLNADRFATVARQQKKKKIHDVFPLPGVNAVSERFKEIVESYEPGVHQFFPVELFDKAGNRVPTNYYIFNCTVCVDAVLVEHSEVRWSQRRVEPYDPFPRIDHWDKEVLSAQAIAGHHVWCGGLLETDGIYVSDALFDDLKRAKIKYFKEKSLEAIDVAWRPEDNIQPILDWVKQNGLPTEGRVSRFLKNYV
- a CDS encoding SDR family NAD(P)-dependent oxidoreductase; translated protein: MSLRAKHVVVTGGGSGAGAEIAHGFVKAGAKVTIMGRNAEKLEAQNLPYQVCDVSDPAAIFAAFDAARQEQGPISVVIANAGATESVPFSKMTPKAFNANLAVNLTGVAFSFQAALNDMKSAGWGRMIAIASTAGLKGYPYVTGYCAAKHGVVGLTKSLSVELARTGITVNAICPGFLETPMLNRSIENIMAKTGMDQETAAGKLREINPQNRFVQPREVAETALWLCSDGAVSINGHALSLSGGEV
- a CDS encoding bifunctional salicylyl-CoA 5-hydroxylase/oxidoreductase; translation: MRIVCLGGGPAGLYFAISMKLRDSSHEITVIERNKADDTFGWGVVLSDETLDNLAVNDPVSAEKIRAHFAYWDDIALHVGSDKQLSSGHGFCGIGRKQLLLLLQERARELDIELKFETEVGSAEDYRKDYDLVVAADGLNSKTRTLFADTFKPDIDVRRCHFVWLGTHQTFSDAFTFIFEKTEHGWVWAHAYQFDDDTATFIVECMPDTFEAFGFGEMNQQESIKTCEEIFKDHLDGHSLMTNANHVRGSAWIQFPRVLCEKWSHENVVLMGDAAATAHFSIGSGSKLAMESAISLADLVENEPDLASAFAKYEDQRRLEVLRLQSAARNSLEWFENVERYLHLDPVQLNYSLLTRSQRISHENLRERDPKWLEAAESWFMDQARKGANLPVANNENTPPRAPMFAPFKLRGMELKSRIVVSPMAQYKAVDGCPTDWHFSHYGERAKGGAGLVYVEMTCVSPEGRITPGCPGLYAPEHEAAWRRLTGFVHEHTDAKIACQIGHSGRKGSTNLGWEGMDLPLESGNWDLVSASAIAWSSRNATPREITRAEMDEIRDQFVASAQMADRAGFDMIELHAAHGYLLSSFISPVSNVRTDEYGGSLENRMRYPLEVLKAMRAVWPEDKPMSVRISANDWIGDDGVTPDEAIEIARMFSDAGADLIDVSAGQTTVDAKPVYGRMFQTPFSDRIRNEAGLTTMAVGNIFEADHANSILMAGRADLVAVGRPHLTNPYWTLHEGAKIGDRAAPDWPLPYLAGRDQLWRLADKNAETVGKV